In Halomarina salina, one DNA window encodes the following:
- a CDS encoding 50S ribosomal protein L22, whose product MGISYSVDADPETTAKAMLRERHMSHKHSKEIARTIKGETVADAVEYLEAVLAGERSVPFKSHNSGVGHRSDIEGWDAGRYPEKATEAFLDLLENGVSNADHQGFDGDSMRIMHVAAHKVGESPGRKPRAFGRATSWNTPQVDVELILEEVDD is encoded by the coding sequence ATGGGAATCAGTTACAGCGTCGACGCCGACCCGGAGACCACGGCGAAAGCCATGCTCCGAGAGCGTCATATGTCCCACAAGCACAGCAAGGAGATCGCGCGAACCATCAAGGGCGAGACCGTCGCTGACGCCGTCGAGTACCTCGAAGCGGTACTCGCTGGCGAGCGCTCGGTCCCGTTCAAGTCCCACAACTCGGGCGTCGGACACCGTTCCGACATCGAGGGCTGGGACGCGGGTCGCTACCCCGAGAAGGCCACCGAGGCGTTCCTCGACCTGCTGGAGAACGGCGTCTCGAACGCCGACCACCAGGGGTTCGACGGGGACAGCATGCGCATCATGCACGTCGCCGCCCACAAGGTCGGCGAGTCCCCGGGGCGCAAGCCCCGCGCGTTCGGTCGCGCCACCTCGTGGAACACGCCACAGGTCGACGTCGAACTCATCCTCGAAGAGGTGGATGACTGA
- the rplX gene encoding 50S ribosomal protein L24 gives MTKQPRKQRNRRANAPLHERQKQVRATLTPDLRDEYGQRSVRVNAGDTVEVLRGDGAGTEAEVQKVDLRSATIHVEGVTIQKADGEDVQKGIDASNVRVTGLDLDDDQREARLEGDDE, from the coding sequence ATGACGAAACAACCACGCAAACAGCGCAACCGACGTGCCAACGCGCCGCTCCACGAGCGCCAGAAGCAGGTCCGCGCGACCCTCACGCCCGACCTCCGCGACGAGTACGGGCAGCGGTCCGTCCGCGTCAACGCCGGAGACACCGTCGAGGTACTCCGGGGCGACGGGGCCGGAACCGAGGCGGAGGTCCAGAAGGTGGACCTCCGGAGCGCGACCATCCACGTCGAGGGCGTCACGATTCAGAAGGCCGACGGCGAGGACGTCCAGAAGGGCATCGACGCCTCGAACGTCCGCGTCACCGGCCTCGACCTCGACGACGATCAGCGCGAGGCACGACTAGAGGGTGATGACGAATGA
- a CDS encoding RNA methyltransferase, which translates to MTRTVLVPSSLVRESRDKREATRKLGYVARAATVFRIDRLLVYPDPDGEGRWDDGFVRTVLAYAATPPYLRKEAWGRRDELECVGVLPPLRAVAQTGSESDGSGSLRQGIVTEVGPDGRVRVNCGLQHPVSLLVPPQMAVEEGERVTIRVSSRRPLRARIVDESLPGLSVWGEELDTALSRADAGVSIAASRHGEELDVALLGEVAPRVRDGFTAVFGSPERGLPEILGVHPPRVDPRDEQWSPDGDHESRDGGTEPADGTRSHEPAARFDLWLNTVPHQGSEVVRTEEALFATLACLNLR; encoded by the coding sequence ATGACACGCACCGTACTCGTGCCGTCGTCGCTGGTTCGAGAGTCCCGTGACAAACGGGAGGCGACCCGAAAGCTCGGGTACGTCGCCCGTGCCGCCACGGTCTTTCGAATCGACCGCCTGCTCGTCTATCCGGACCCGGATGGCGAGGGGCGCTGGGACGACGGGTTCGTCCGCACCGTGCTGGCCTACGCGGCCACACCCCCGTACCTCCGAAAGGAGGCGTGGGGGCGGCGCGACGAACTGGAGTGCGTCGGTGTCCTGCCGCCGCTCCGCGCTGTCGCGCAGACCGGCTCCGAATCTGACGGTTCGGGGTCGTTAAGACAAGGAATCGTGACCGAGGTCGGACCTGACGGGCGCGTTCGGGTCAATTGCGGACTGCAACACCCAGTCTCCCTGCTCGTCCCGCCGCAGATGGCGGTCGAGGAGGGGGAACGCGTGACCATCAGGGTCTCTTCGCGACGGCCGCTCCGGGCCCGCATCGTCGACGAGTCCCTTCCGGGACTCTCGGTGTGGGGCGAGGAGCTGGATACGGCACTCTCCCGGGCCGACGCTGGCGTCTCTATCGCCGCGTCGCGCCACGGTGAGGAACTCGACGTCGCACTGCTGGGCGAAGTCGCCCCGCGTGTGCGCGATGGGTTCACTGCCGTCTTCGGCTCGCCGGAACGCGGCCTCCCGGAGATTCTTGGCGTCCACCCGCCGCGGGTGGACCCACGCGACGAGCAATGGTCGCCCGACGGCGACCACGAGTCCCGAGACGGGGGTACCGAACCCGCCGACGGGACGCGGTCTCACGAACCGGCAGCCCGGTTCGACCTCTGGTTGAACACGGTTCCGCACCAGGGCAGCGAGGTGGTGCGAACGGAAGAAGCACTGTTCGCCACCCTCGCCTGCCTCAACCTGAGGTAA
- a CDS encoding 50S ribosomal protein L32e, producing the protein MAVPETLEDIDGVGPSKAEALREAGYESVEDVQAATVEDLTEVEGISESLAEDILADVVAEESPETGTAQDDDAEAAADDESTDADEEPEGPADIEDISGVGPSKADALRDAGFETVDDVRGASQSELADVEGIGNALAARIKADVGGLEVRDEEETEAEVEDEGEPEAAVDEDVETELQARGHADKTPDLDDEAQRLLTQRKREGKPAFRRQDYHKKKRTPESWRRPRGQLSKQRRGQKGKGPKVASGYRTPKEVRGLHPSGFEEVHVENVNDLEGVDGDTQAVRIASTVGARKRERIEEEAEDAEIRVLNPTYVEVEVDQ; encoded by the coding sequence ATGGCAGTTCCAGAGACTCTCGAAGACATCGACGGCGTCGGCCCGAGTAAGGCAGAAGCACTCCGAGAGGCGGGCTACGAGTCCGTCGAGGACGTTCAGGCCGCGACCGTCGAGGACCTGACCGAGGTCGAGGGCATCAGCGAGTCCCTCGCCGAGGACATCCTCGCGGACGTCGTCGCCGAAGAGTCCCCGGAGACGGGGACGGCACAGGACGACGACGCCGAGGCGGCGGCCGACGACGAGTCGACCGACGCCGACGAGGAACCGGAGGGTCCCGCGGACATCGAGGACATCTCCGGCGTCGGCCCGAGCAAGGCCGACGCGCTCCGCGACGCTGGCTTCGAGACGGTCGACGACGTGCGCGGGGCCAGCCAGTCCGAACTCGCGGACGTCGAGGGCATCGGGAACGCGCTCGCCGCTCGTATCAAGGCCGACGTCGGCGGACTCGAGGTTCGCGACGAGGAGGAGACCGAGGCCGAAGTCGAGGACGAGGGCGAACCCGAGGCGGCAGTCGACGAGGACGTGGAGACGGAGCTCCAGGCCCGTGGACACGCCGACAAGACGCCCGACCTCGACGACGAGGCACAGCGACTCCTGACCCAGCGGAAACGCGAGGGCAAACCCGCGTTCCGCCGCCAGGACTACCACAAGAAGAAGCGCACGCCCGAGTCGTGGCGACGCCCCCGCGGCCAGCTCTCGAAACAGCGCCGCGGCCAGAAGGGCAAGGGGCCGAAGGTCGCCTCCGGCTACCGGACGCCGAAGGAGGTCCGCGGACTCCACCCGAGCGGCTTCGAGGAGGTCCACGTCGAGAACGTGAACGACCTCGAGGGTGTCGACGGCGACACGCAGGCCGTGCGCATCGCCTCCACCGTCGGCGCTCGCAAGCGCGAGCGCATCGAGGAGGAGGCCGAGGACGCCGAGATTCGCGTCCTCAACCCGACCTACGTCGAAGTGGAGGTCGACCAATGA
- a CDS encoding 30S ribosomal protein S17, with amino-acid sequence MAIGLNVPEPEETCSDPNCPFHGELSVRGQTIEAEVASTAMDKTVVVEREYDVRVPKYDRYMKRRSRIPAHHPACLDLSSGDIVRIAETRPLSKTKSHVVVEIVEAAEESGGITAPATETTEDTDGDVTEGASGDRSPEGES; translated from the coding sequence ATGGCAATAGGACTGAACGTACCAGAGCCAGAGGAGACCTGCTCCGACCCGAACTGCCCGTTCCACGGCGAACTGTCCGTGCGCGGTCAGACGATCGAAGCCGAGGTCGCCTCCACGGCGATGGACAAGACCGTCGTCGTCGAGCGAGAGTACGACGTGCGCGTGCCCAAGTACGACCGGTACATGAAGCGCCGGTCGCGCATTCCGGCACACCACCCCGCATGTCTCGACCTCTCGTCCGGCGACATCGTACGTATCGCAGAGACTCGACCGCTGTCGAAGACGAAATCCCACGTCGTAGTGGAGATCGTCGAGGCGGCCGAGGAGTCGGGCGGCATCACTGCCCCCGCGACAGAGACCACCGAGGACACCGACGGTGACGTCACCGAGGGTGCCTCCGGAGACCGCTCGCCCGAGGGTGAGAGCTGA
- a CDS encoding 50S ribosomal protein L3 → MPQPSRPRKGSMGFGPRVRASSEVPRLKTWPEDDGQSGLQGFAGYKAGMSHVVMVNDEPNSPREGQEETVPVTVVETPPMRAVALRAYEDTPYGLRPLTEVWTGEFHEDLSRTLDLPESAGQEQLIRDALEAGDLGDVRLITHTVPNATSVPKKKPDVMETRVGGGSLDERVEYALDLIEDGGEHSFSDVFRAGEFADVAGITKGKGTQGPVKRWGVQKRKGKHARQGWRRRIGNLGPWNPSRVRSTVPQQGQTGYHQRTELNKRIVAIGDEDVTPDGGFVNYGEVEGDYVLVKGSLPGPNKRLVRFRPAVRPAEQPRLDPEVRYVSTESNQG, encoded by the coding sequence ATGCCACAACCAAGCAGACCACGCAAAGGCTCGATGGGCTTCGGCCCCCGCGTCCGCGCGTCCAGCGAGGTGCCGCGTCTCAAGACGTGGCCCGAGGACGACGGACAGTCGGGGCTCCAGGGATTCGCCGGCTACAAGGCCGGCATGTCCCACGTCGTGATGGTCAACGACGAGCCCAACTCCCCCCGTGAGGGGCAGGAGGAGACCGTCCCCGTGACGGTCGTGGAGACGCCGCCAATGCGCGCGGTGGCGCTCCGAGCCTACGAAGACACGCCGTACGGCCTGCGACCACTCACCGAGGTCTGGACCGGCGAGTTCCACGAGGACCTCTCCCGGACTCTCGACCTCCCCGAGTCGGCAGGTCAGGAACAGCTCATTCGCGACGCGCTGGAAGCGGGCGACCTGGGCGACGTGCGTCTCATCACGCACACCGTCCCGAACGCCACGAGCGTCCCGAAGAAGAAGCCCGACGTGATGGAGACGCGAGTCGGCGGTGGCTCGCTCGACGAGCGCGTGGAGTACGCGCTCGACCTCATCGAGGACGGCGGCGAGCACTCGTTCTCGGACGTGTTCCGAGCGGGCGAGTTCGCCGACGTCGCAGGCATCACGAAGGGGAAGGGCACCCAGGGCCCGGTCAAGCGCTGGGGCGTCCAGAAGCGCAAGGGGAAACACGCCCGGCAGGGGTGGCGCCGACGCATCGGCAACCTCGGCCCGTGGAACCCCTCGCGCGTGCGCTCGACGGTCCCCCAGCAGGGGCAGACCGGCTACCACCAGCGCACCGAACTGAACAAGCGCATCGTCGCCATCGGCGACGAGGACGTCACGCCCGACGGCGGCTTCGTCAACTACGGCGAGGTCGAGGGCGACTACGTGCTCGTCAAGGGGTCGCTGCCGGGCCCGAACAAGCGCCTCGTGCGCTTCCGCCCGGCGGTCCGACCGGCCGAACAGCCGCGTCTCGACCCCGAAGTGCGCTACGTCTCCACGGAGAGTAACCAAGGATGA
- a CDS encoding ribonuclease P protein component 1 — protein sequence MLTAETLPRHELVGLHVRVADSSDPTLVGTEGEVVSETTNTLVVSVARESGRRQGSRSVRVPKAVATFEFRLDGECSEDASEFVVVEGDRLVARPARRTERTGDSRWQ from the coding sequence ATGTTGACCGCCGAGACCCTGCCGCGACACGAACTCGTCGGCCTGCACGTGCGGGTCGCCGACTCGTCGGACCCGACGCTCGTCGGGACCGAGGGCGAGGTCGTCTCCGAGACGACCAACACCCTCGTCGTTAGCGTTGCGCGCGAGAGCGGGCGACGTCAGGGGTCTCGGTCCGTGCGGGTGCCGAAGGCGGTCGCGACGTTCGAGTTCCGTCTGGACGGCGAGTGTTCGGAGGACGCCTCCGAGTTCGTCGTCGTCGAGGGAGACCGACTCGTCGCGCGCCCGGCCCGACGCACCGAACGCACAGGTGATTCACGATGGCAATAG
- a CDS encoding 50S ribosomal protein L2 has protein sequence MGRRIQGQRRGRGTPTFRAPSHRYKANLDHRTVETDVVRGEVVGIEHDPARSAPVAAVEFEDGDQRLVLAPEGVAVGDDIQVGVSAEIAPGNTLPLREIPEGVPVCNVERQAGDGGKFARSSGVSATLLTHDRKAAVVQLPSGEIRRLSPDCRATIGVVAGGGRTEKPFVKAGNKHHKMRARGTKWPRVRGVAMNAVDHPFGGGGRQHPGRPKSVSRDAPPGRKVGDIASRRTGRGGKGGRDKK, from the coding sequence ATGGGGCGACGAATCCAGGGCCAGCGCCGTGGCCGCGGGACGCCGACGTTCCGCGCACCGAGCCACCGCTACAAGGCCAACCTCGACCACCGGACGGTCGAGACGGACGTCGTCCGCGGCGAGGTCGTCGGCATCGAGCACGACCCCGCACGCAGCGCGCCCGTCGCCGCCGTCGAGTTCGAGGACGGCGACCAGCGCCTCGTCCTCGCCCCCGAGGGCGTCGCGGTCGGCGACGACATCCAGGTGGGTGTCAGCGCCGAAATCGCGCCCGGGAACACGCTCCCGCTGCGGGAGATTCCCGAGGGCGTCCCCGTCTGTAACGTCGAGCGACAGGCCGGCGACGGTGGGAAGTTCGCCCGTTCGTCGGGCGTCAGTGCGACCCTGCTGACCCACGACCGCAAGGCCGCGGTCGTCCAGCTCCCGAGCGGCGAGATCCGCCGCCTCAGCCCGGACTGCCGGGCGACCATCGGCGTCGTCGCCGGTGGGGGTCGCACCGAGAAACCGTTCGTCAAGGCCGGGAACAAGCACCACAAGATGCGTGCCCGCGGTACGAAGTGGCCGCGCGTCCGTGGTGTGGCGATGAACGCCGTCGACCACCCGTTCGGTGGCGGCGGCCGCCAGCACCCCGGTCGACCGAAGAGCGTCTCCCGAGACGCGCCGCCGGGCCGGAAGGTCGGTGACATCGCGTCCCGCCGGACGGGCCGCGGCGGCAAAGGAGGGCGAGACAAGAAATGA
- the rpmC gene encoding 50S ribosomal protein L29, whose amino-acid sequence MAILYTDEIRDMTPAERQSELEELETELLNANAVQAAGGAPENPGRISEMRRTIARIKTIQGEEGDDVGGGVE is encoded by the coding sequence ATGGCCATCCTCTACACCGACGAGATCCGCGACATGACGCCCGCCGAACGACAGTCCGAACTCGAGGAGCTCGAGACGGAACTGCTCAACGCAAACGCCGTCCAGGCCGCCGGTGGCGCACCGGAGAACCCGGGTCGCATCAGCGAGATGCGCCGGACCATCGCCCGCATCAAGACGATCCAGGGTGAGGAAGGCGACGACGTGGGCGGAGGAGTCGAATAG
- a CDS encoding 30S ribosomal protein S8 — MTGNDPLASALSELNNAESVGHLNQTVQPASNIIGSILEVFYDRGYVDGFQFVDDGKSGRFEVELKGAINECGPVKPRYSAKADGYEKWEKRFLPARDYGTLIVSTSEGIMSHYEARDSGIGGQVIAYVY; from the coding sequence ATGACGGGCAACGATCCACTGGCCAGCGCGCTGTCGGAGCTCAACAACGCCGAGAGCGTCGGCCATCTCAACCAGACGGTCCAGCCCGCCTCGAACATCATCGGCTCCATCCTCGAGGTCTTCTACGACCGAGGATACGTCGACGGCTTCCAGTTCGTCGACGACGGTAAGTCGGGCCGATTCGAGGTCGAACTGAAAGGTGCCATCAACGAGTGTGGCCCCGTGAAACCGCGCTACTCCGCCAAGGCGGACGGCTACGAGAAGTGGGAGAAACGGTTCCTCCCCGCGCGCGACTACGGGACGCTCATCGTCTCCACATCGGAGGGCATCATGAGCCACTACGAGGCCCGCGACTCGGGCATCGGTGGCCAGGTAATCGCCTACGTGTACTGA
- a CDS encoding 50S ribosomal protein L23: MSIIKHPNVTEKAMNEMDFHNKLQFIVDADATKPEIRDALEEQFDIGIDDVNTQITPKGNKKATVRLSEDDDAQEVASRIGVF; encoded by the coding sequence ATGAGCATCATCAAACACCCGAACGTCACGGAGAAGGCGATGAACGAGATGGACTTCCACAACAAGCTCCAGTTCATCGTCGACGCCGACGCGACGAAGCCGGAGATCCGTGACGCGCTGGAAGAACAGTTCGACATCGGCATCGACGACGTGAACACCCAGATCACGCCGAAAGGGAACAAGAAGGCGACCGTGCGTCTGTCCGAGGACGACGACGCACAGGAAGTCGCCTCGCGCATCGGGGTGTTCTGA
- a CDS encoding 50S ribosomal protein L5, with amino-acid sequence MSSESESDGLHEMRSPTVEKVVVHMGIGEGGQPLANAEEILHEVTGQDPVRTVAKRTVPEFNIREGDPIGAKVTLRGDLAYEFLDTALPLVDISGSQFDETGNFSFGVDEHTEFPSQEYDPSIGIYGLDVTVNLVRPGYRVRKRDVATQQIPSRHRLNVEDAVRFLQTEFDVEVN; translated from the coding sequence ATGAGCTCCGAGAGCGAGAGCGACGGACTCCACGAGATGCGCTCGCCGACCGTCGAGAAGGTCGTCGTCCACATGGGTATCGGCGAAGGTGGGCAGCCGCTCGCCAACGCCGAGGAGATCCTGCACGAGGTCACCGGTCAGGACCCGGTCCGGACCGTCGCCAAGCGCACGGTGCCGGAGTTCAACATCCGCGAGGGCGACCCCATCGGTGCGAAGGTGACCCTCCGGGGGGACCTGGCCTACGAGTTCCTCGACACGGCGCTGCCGCTGGTCGACATCAGCGGGAGCCAGTTCGACGAGACGGGGAACTTCAGCTTCGGTGTCGACGAACACACCGAGTTCCCGAGCCAGGAGTACGACCCGAGCATCGGCATCTACGGGCTGGACGTGACGGTCAACCTCGTCCGCCCCGGCTACCGCGTCCGCAAGCGCGACGTGGCCACCCAGCAGATTCCGTCGCGACACCGTCTGAACGTCGAGGACGCGGTGCGGTTCCTCCAGACGGAGTTCGACGTGGAGGTCAACTGA
- a CDS encoding 50S ribosomal protein L14, which yields MQALNADVTQGLEKGSLVNCADNTGARELKVISVSGYHGTKNRHPKAGVGDKVTVSVTKGTPEMRRQVLEAVIVRQRKSIRRPDGVRVKFEDNAAVIVDENEDPRGTEIKGPIAQEVGERFGSIASTATMMY from the coding sequence ATGCAAGCGTTGAACGCCGACGTGACGCAGGGCCTGGAGAAGGGTTCGCTCGTCAACTGCGCCGACAACACCGGCGCGCGCGAACTCAAGGTCATCAGCGTCTCGGGCTACCACGGCACGAAGAACCGCCACCCCAAGGCCGGCGTCGGTGACAAGGTCACCGTCTCGGTCACGAAGGGGACGCCGGAGATGCGACGTCAGGTGCTGGAGGCCGTTATCGTCCGCCAGCGCAAGTCCATCCGCCGGCCCGACGGCGTCCGCGTCAAGTTCGAAGACAACGCGGCCGTCATCGTCGACGAGAACGAGGACCCCCGCGGCACGGAGATCAAGGGGCCCATCGCTCAGGAGGTCGGCGAGCGGTTCGGCAGCATCGCCAGCACGGCGACCATGATGTACTAA
- a CDS encoding 30S ribosomal protein S19, with protein MSSDYQIGRDKDEEFTYRGHTLEELREMDLEEFAELLPARKRRTIERGLTEEHQKLLAKADKRDAETSANNPLRTHLRDMPIVPEFVGKTFAVYSGQEFERVDVEPEMLGHYLGEFVLTRKSVTHGQAGIGATRSSKFVPLK; from the coding sequence ATGAGTTCAGACTACCAGATCGGCCGCGACAAGGACGAGGAGTTCACGTACCGCGGTCACACGCTGGAGGAGCTCCGCGAGATGGACCTCGAGGAGTTCGCGGAACTGCTACCCGCACGCAAGCGGCGAACCATCGAGCGCGGCCTGACCGAGGAGCACCAGAAGCTGCTCGCGAAAGCCGACAAGCGCGACGCCGAGACGTCCGCGAACAACCCGCTCCGAACGCACCTGCGCGACATGCCCATCGTGCCGGAGTTCGTCGGGAAGACGTTCGCCGTCTACAGCGGTCAGGAGTTCGAGCGCGTCGACGTAGAGCCCGAGATGCTCGGGCACTACCTCGGCGAGTTCGTCCTCACGCGCAAGTCGGTGACGCACGGTCAGGCGGGTATCGGGGCGACGCGCTCCTCGAAGTTCGTCCCGCTCAAGTGA
- a CDS encoding 50S ribosomal protein L6 — protein sequence MMRTHIELPDDVDASLDHLDLTVEGSNGSVTRKLWYPDVTVSVEEVTVEGDEDEDDRQVDAVVVESTEDDRKTVATVGTFESHVRNMVFGVTDGWEYQMEVFYSHFPMQVKVEGDDVVISNFLGEKSPRRTPIHGDTQVLVDGEELVLSGPNIEDVGQTAADIEQLTRVNDKDTRVFQDGVYITQKPKRGEA from the coding sequence CTGATGAGAACGCATATCGAACTTCCGGACGACGTGGACGCGTCGCTCGACCACCTTGACCTCACCGTCGAGGGTTCCAACGGGTCGGTGACGCGCAAGCTGTGGTACCCGGACGTGACGGTCTCCGTCGAGGAGGTCACCGTCGAAGGCGACGAGGACGAGGACGACCGACAGGTCGACGCCGTCGTCGTCGAGAGCACCGAGGACGACCGCAAGACGGTCGCCACGGTCGGCACCTTCGAGAGCCACGTGCGGAACATGGTGTTCGGCGTGACCGACGGGTGGGAGTACCAGATGGAGGTCTTCTACTCTCACTTCCCGATGCAGGTGAAGGTCGAGGGCGACGACGTCGTCATCTCGAACTTCCTCGGGGAGAAGTCGCCGCGCCGCACCCCCATCCACGGTGACACACAGGTACTGGTCGACGGCGAGGAACTCGTCCTCAGCGGTCCCAACATCGAGGACGTGGGCCAGACCGCCGCCGACATCGAACAGCTCACGCGCGTGAACGACAAGGACACCCGCGTGTTCCAGGACGGCGTGTACATCACGCAGAAACCGAAGCGAGGTGAGGCCTGA
- the rpl4p gene encoding 50S ribosomal protein L4: MTVVYDLEGEETGEIDLPEVFETPYRPDLIQRTVRAAQANRKQDYGADPYAGMRTPAESFGSGRGMAHVPRENGQGRRVPQTVGGRKAHPPKAEKDRSEKVNKKERQLATRSALAATVDAERVAERGHRFDGDSLPLVVSDEFEDLVKTKEVVALLESLGVYADVQRADEGKKVKSGRGTTRGRKFRRPSSILFVTTGEPSKAARNLAGVDVATAKEVNAEDLAPGGQAGRLTVFTESAIEEVANR; encoded by the coding sequence ATGACTGTCGTATACGACCTGGAGGGCGAGGAGACGGGGGAGATCGACCTCCCCGAGGTCTTCGAGACGCCGTACCGTCCGGACCTCATCCAGCGGACCGTCCGCGCCGCCCAGGCCAACCGGAAGCAGGACTACGGTGCGGACCCCTACGCGGGGATGCGCACCCCGGCCGAATCGTTCGGTAGCGGTCGCGGCATGGCCCACGTCCCCCGTGAGAACGGGCAGGGTCGCCGCGTCCCGCAGACGGTCGGTGGCCGCAAGGCCCACCCGCCGAAAGCGGAGAAGGACCGCTCCGAGAAGGTGAACAAGAAGGAGCGACAGCTCGCGACCCGCTCGGCGCTCGCCGCGACGGTGGACGCCGAACGCGTGGCCGAGCGCGGTCACCGGTTCGACGGTGACTCGCTCCCGCTCGTCGTCAGCGACGAGTTCGAGGACCTCGTGAAGACCAAGGAGGTCGTCGCGCTGCTCGAATCGCTCGGCGTCTACGCCGACGTACAGCGCGCCGACGAGGGCAAGAAGGTGAAAAGCGGCCGCGGGACGACCCGTGGCCGCAAGTTCCGACGCCCTTCGTCCATCCTCTTCGTCACGACCGGCGAGCCGTCGAAGGCCGCCCGCAACCTCGCGGGCGTCGACGTCGCCACCGCGAAAGAGGTCAACGCGGAGGACCTCGCACCCGGCGGACAGGCCGGTCGACTGACCGTCTTCACCGAGTCCGCCATCGAGGAGGTAGCCAACCGATGA
- a CDS encoding 30S ribosomal protein S14, with the protein MSESETEETGDSDSPRTGQLEACQRCGRKQGLIGKYDVWLCRQCFREIARNMGFKKYS; encoded by the coding sequence ATGAGCGAAAGCGAGACAGAAGAGACGGGCGACTCCGACTCCCCGCGAACCGGCCAGCTCGAAGCGTGTCAGCGCTGCGGCCGCAAGCAGGGACTCATCGGGAAGTACGACGTGTGGCTCTGCCGCCAGTGCTTCCGAGAGATCGCCCGCAACATGGGATTCAAGAAGTACAGCTAA
- a CDS encoding 30S ribosomal protein S4e — protein MSDHQKRLSAPTSWPVARKTKKYTVKAGAGPHGQDGVPLLILLRDVLGYVDSKKEARYALEQGSVVVNGQQATDERRPIGMFDILGFVERDEYYRVFPDEGGRLALTPIDAESADSKLGKVVGKTTVSGGRTQLTLHDGQTLLVEDDAIGGSDSVVVDNDDKSVVAHFPYEEGALVTAVRGQHAGEIGTVGDIAITAGSGPNNVTVEQDGDAGFETVEDYVVVIDENFVEGDGESADAPEDATEEASSDVEADTSDDDEVSDE, from the coding sequence ATGAGTGACCACCAGAAACGACTGTCCGCACCGACGTCGTGGCCGGTCGCACGCAAGACGAAGAAGTACACCGTCAAGGCGGGCGCGGGCCCCCACGGTCAGGACGGGGTTCCGCTGCTCATCCTGCTTCGCGACGTGCTCGGCTACGTCGACTCGAAGAAGGAGGCACGCTACGCGCTCGAACAGGGCAGCGTCGTCGTCAACGGCCAGCAGGCCACCGACGAGCGACGCCCCATCGGGATGTTCGACATCCTGGGCTTCGTCGAGCGAGACGAGTACTACCGCGTGTTCCCCGACGAGGGCGGTCGGCTGGCGCTGACCCCCATCGACGCCGAGAGCGCCGACTCGAAGCTCGGCAAGGTCGTCGGCAAGACGACCGTCTCGGGCGGGCGCACGCAGTTGACGCTCCACGACGGGCAGACGCTGCTCGTCGAGGACGACGCCATCGGCGGCAGCGACTCCGTCGTCGTCGACAACGACGACAAGAGCGTCGTCGCGCACTTCCCCTACGAGGAGGGTGCGCTCGTCACGGCCGTCCGCGGTCAGCACGCGGGCGAGATCGGTACCGTCGGCGACATCGCCATCACGGCCGGCTCCGGCCCGAACAACGTCACCGTCGAACAGGACGGTGACGCGGGCTTCGAGACGGTCGAGGACTACGTCGTCGTCATCGACGAGAACTTCGTCGAGGGCGACGGCGAGAGCGCCGACGCGCCCGAGGACGCGACCGAAGAAGCGTCCTCGGACGTCGAGGCGGACACGAGTGACGACGACGAGGTGAGCGACGAATGA